TTGAATATTATTTAGGACTTGAGAGAATCCCTAAAATATTattaacaaaaagagaaaaggttgggtatgccaccgatatcaagtatgctagcacccattgtgtctatctctctctttcctttttctgaaatgacccccatACCTTTTCTGAAtcatactccatcatgtgttcctattggtgctatccgctagcatacttgatatcggtggcatacctatccctctccctaataaaaataataaaaatataatgaGGACATATCCCACTTTATcccaacccaaaaaatataCACTTGCAGTCTAAAGCACAACTAAAACTCAATGAAAATACATTTTAAAAATCAACATCCAGCTTTATCTTCCTTAATGATTCGATTTATTAAGGCCTCTTGCTAAAACACATGCTAAGTTCTCCACTCAATCCGTTGCTTTGTTAccttctgaagaaaaaaaaaataaagttggaacTGAGTCACCTAGAGTCACCATCTTGtgaaaccaataccaacaaCACGATGGAGTTTTTCAACTTTTCGGCCAGATTAGCTGGTTGTTTTATAATTGTGCTAAAGGACGCAATACCATTGGGGCCATAATTTAAATTCTTTCTTGGACTATGATTATGTTGACTTATCATGGACCTCGACCTTTACATCATCCACCACTTCGAATGTCCCATTGGTtaacaccaacaccaacatcTACTCCCACGAGATACTTTATAaaacaattgaaattaaattgaGTTAAGAAAATTGAAATTAGTTTGGTAAAAAGGACATTGACCGGTCGTGTGCAAAGGCCAATGAAAGAACACACAAGGGCATCCAATGATTCAATAGGAGGGTCAATTCAATCATTTTTCCCGTTAGGGtactatttttaaaatttagggtttaaggtttagaatTTACGGATTatggtttaaagtttagggattagggctaGGGTTATTAAACATCATGCTAGTGCAGAGGCCACACTGTATCTCAGGAAATCTTCTCCCAAAAATTATAAATTCTTTTGGCAAAAGGTATAATTTTGTACACGATGGGCCATGCACACAACTGTTGGATAGAGATGAGATTCTACGATGCACCCCCTCACTCCCATCTGATAGCACCACAAAACCTCTccccatttctttttagaaaaattaattataaCATGATTTTCGTAAAACCAAGgggcgcagttggtgagcaacgaacttgatgCGAACCATAAACTcgaacgtcctaagttcgactcccattaggcacatcttgggccactcacacgggggtgtttagtgctcttcactatgtttagtgaaagttgaatggttttcattcaaccacaATATGACCTGGTCCgtgcgattgtggggtcagtatgggcccacaagactagtcaggccgaaggcatAGATAACTgtcgttagtaaaaaaaaaaaatgattttcataaaacCTTAACAAAGAGTCACATTTCTAAAGAAACTACCATTCTAGAAATCGATACATGGCCATCAGTTTACATACACAAACATATATGATAACAAGGATACAacaaatacaacaacaacaacaacaacaaaaccttattcAACTAAATATGGTCGGCTATATAGATCCACGATGGACAAGATTGCAAAGGATGTTGGATCTAATTTTATGTCTGGGAAAGTTAACTTACATATATAAGTATATAATCTTGAAAGGATCAGAGTAATTAAATAGAGATTATGAGTCTGTAGATGacacatcatcatctctcttaGAATTGACCTGGGGATCATTTCCAGGGTCTACGTTTGGCGGTGTGGGGCTTCTACCTATTGCTGATACAGTGACTTCTCTATTACTGTTGACCTGAGGATTACTTCCAGAGTCTATGGGTACCTGTTTGGGGATTCTACCTGTTGCTTCTTCGTATTTGACTGCTCCATCTCCCTGTTCAAGAACCATATATTTacttcagttaaaaaaaaatataataataataaataaaattgtttttcagaaaaaccTGGTGACTCGATCTAGTTAAACCTAGTTGGTGCGAgtcacttattttattttattttttaaatacaataaatatatatatatatatataattttttttttcctgagagAATCATACCATTACAAAATAGTTAAATAATGTAAGAAAAACAGTGAATTAATGAACATATTTCATAGTATCTTAAAAAACGACTAGACCCATAGGGTTCGTAGTGACTTGGGTAAAAAAGGCCTAGTATTTGACTAGGACGAGTCATGATTCATGAACGAGTCTTGTTGTTTTATTCCTTAACTGAGTCTCCATGACTCATGACTCATGACTCATTTTCTAAAATTTGACTCAACTCCGGTGATTCGGCTTAGTCAAAACATAGTCAAAACATGGTTTTCCAACCACTACtgtgttgagagagagagagagagagagagagagagagagagagagagtgtacttttgttgatgGAAGTGGATCAAAGGAAGTATGAGTCTCGATATGTTCTCCTTGTTTGAGGGAATTAGGGTCAGAGATAGAGTCGAAACCCAGGCAGTTGAGGATACCAGTGATGACTCGTTCAAGCAAATTGCAGGGGACTCCTTTAGAAGAAGAATAATTAGCTGCTACTGATATTTTCTGTTTGGGCGTCGTCTCCTTTGATGAAAactcctccatttttttttcttgggatttctcccttcctctctttccTCTACTTCAGTTCTGGACGTTCTTGACTCTTCAGATGAGTTCTCGTCTGCAACTCTGgcctttattttaatttggtgGTTGGGTTTCTGCGACAAATTGATTGTGTCACCTTCATAAATATTTAATTGAGCCAACTGCCTCTTAGTTATTATATAATTGTTTGggaactttttatttttaaaatgacCCTAAAACACTCATTTGttcgttctttattttttctagggAAAATGGTTTCTTTCGGAAGAGGGTCAGGCGAAATGACCTATTTGCTCGcattaaatagaaaataacGTTCAACGCATGCTTCATCGTGCATGTGCAGGAACAACCATTCTCCTTTTTTCTAATACTCAAAATATTTAATGGGAAAAACCCCATCAAGGTTATGTGACATCTTGATGATAAGAAGTGGTATATATGAGATGTGTCACAATTTTCAAGTGATAGACAAAACATTCGATCTGATACCAACCTTTAAAACCATGGCTACGTACCAAGTAGCAAAATATTAGGTGCAAACTTCGTCTCCAGTTAGAattatcttcttttctcccaCTTTCATCCCCTGGATTGGAGTGTGTGTAATTTGAAATTATGCCCTCAAAGTACATAAATGTGTGTTAGCCAAGAACAGTACATGTTACATGTGGATCACAATCCCcataatattaattttaatttaatttttattcatttatctATATTCTCACCCTTAATTTGTCCCACACTGCTCCTCCCTCTCGTAGAAACAAGATTAGAAACAAGATTAGGAACAAGATTGCTACAacaaatttatgtttttgaaaGTTACAGAGCTATAAAAGAAGGGGACAAAATAAGGAACAATTAAGGCTGATTTGAtatgattttaatttaaattttggatTGATTCTTATGAAATAATCAACAAAtagatttttatgaagaaatcaaaattgtCTAATTTCATCGATTTGAAATATCGTGAGATATTTAACAAATAAGAAATAGATTTGATAATTCAAATTCTAAGAATAGATTTTCTCCCTTAAGATTTTCTCTCTTAGGTGATGCATTCATCAGATAGAGAAGCCCTTCTGTTAACACCCGACACTGGCAACAGGGTCTTTGACCTCTAATTTTTGTATTCATgcaatttatttaaaaaaaaataataaataaagctcattttaatcacttcctctgtttatttttatattgaaaTTTCATTGGTGAGATGAGCATCAAGTTACTTGCTTCGATCCCAGTTTACCACATGGCCTTAAAAgcaaagcaaaacaaaacaaatagtTGTGACGTGAGGTATTTCATATGGTTTTGTTATCATCCTAGCactcttaggctgtgtttgatatgtaTTCTCAGAACTAATTTATTTTCACAAATCAATTCTCATAATGTAGAATgtatttttaaaatagaatGAAAATGCCATTTGGAACATGCTATCTGGCCAGAATCCAAAATGGACAAGATAATGTGTTCCGTGAGTCTTTTTCTCCAAACTGCATGaataagaatgcataccaaattttttttttctcgtctTAGAAAGTGTTCTCAACCTAGAGCGCATTCCAAAAGTAACACAATTTTAGTCTTCCATCGATGATCTTAAACATGAGGATCCATGTATATTTGTCATTTCATGTATTTCTCAAGCTCAACATTTTGTGGGTTTTGGACACTTTATCCCCTAAAAATATCAACTCTAAATCGTGGTTAAAGAGAATGAACTATTCAACTATATTTTGAAAGTATTTGAAATCATAAACATTTTTGTGGTTTAAGAAAATGAACTATTTCTTAAAATATATTATCGACATAGAACGCATTCGAAACTGTCGACTAATCTAACCCCTTGAAATATATCCTATTTGACCAATCGGGTCACCAATTAGACTAACAGCGTCATTACATGAAAGAGCCAATCAGCTGCCTTGAATAAAATATTACTTTTAACTCTTATTTAATCgcagtctttttttttgtttaaacaaACTGAGAAAAGTTAAAAGGTTTATACAAGCCATACCCGAAATATTGATATATTATTTCTTTTCCCATGAACTTAGCAAAACTGAATGTGTCATCCACGGcttataaaaattaataaataaataaagaatgtgaCATCCAGGTCTGACATTCCAAGCAATTGGTGGCTTCTGTGGTAGTTCCAGGCCTATGATAAGTCAACGAAGTTTAAGTCCAGGAAAGAATTttaattagggaaaaagaagcccAGTCGGCAGCATAGCCACTACACCCAGGCATAAGGAAGTGTGAAATTAAATGACCTCCCAACCCTATGACAAATGAAGATCCTGCCACTCTATTGCGCCTTTATGTACGGCAATAAAGCAATCAAGCTTTGGTGGTAAATTGATTTGGGGGGTTGTGAATCAAGTTCTCATGATTCTGGTACAATCTTGATCCCACACATTGGTATTCATCACAGTGCCTTTCCTTGCGTGAATTCCATGTGTGTCTATCAAGGTTGTACAAAAACCTTTTTCGTATGAAAACCTGATCTGCTCTCGTAATTGGGATCTCTTTCTCTGTGGATGATGTGAGATGGGATTGGAGAGTATAGCCGGTTAGAGAGGAAACAACCATATATAACAAGAGAGATTACAACATCCTATAAAGAAACAACTATTGAAGAGCCACCTATACATGGTCAATTCAAATGATACATAAAAATATGGTATATGATTCTTATCCTCTTCTCCCGCAAACAAGGATCACTGGATCCACTTGATGCTTAACTTGCAGAACTACATATAAAGTTGAAATTAAGGAGTGGATCAGTTGATCTGGGGATTACTTCCACTGCCTATGGTCGGCGAAGTTGGGCTTCTACCTCTGAGAATGGTTCCTCTTGCCACTACTGATTTGACTGCTTCATCTTCCTGTTCACCAACCATAGATTGACTTCagttaaaggaaaaaaaacactgccttcttagagagagagagagagagagagagagagagagagagagagagagagagagagagattacttgTGTTTTCATTCCAACTTCAGAGACATCATAGGAAGTGTTTTGATGAGTCTTGTTGGTATCTTCATCTAGTTTGGGTGAAAATTCAGAGAAAGGGTAGAAACCCAGGCACTTGAGGATACCATTAATGGCTCGATCAAGAAAATTGCAGTGGCCTCCTTCAGAAGAAGAATAAGCTGCTACTGTAATCTTCTGTTTGGGTGTTGGCTCCTCTGTTGAAAACTCCTCCATTTCTTGGGATCACTTCCTTGCTTTCTTTCCTCTAGCTACTTCACAGTTCTTCTTCTTGACTGATTCATTTGAGTTCTGGTCTGGCATTTAATATGGTGGTTTGGTTTCTGCAACAAATTGATTTGTCACCttcatttatatattaaatGCTGCACTATGCCAATCCAACTGCTAGTGTAGGTAGTACTGGCAtattttactaaaaataaaaaataaaaaaaaggacataCTGGTATATTTGCTACGGAGCTTTCAAAGAACCTCAATTTCGAAATGATCCTATCGAAGTGGTGATCGAACTAGCTAACAGGTTGTACCTTGTAACCATttacctatcaaaaaagaaaaaaacttgtaaccaatttttttttaccaattttttttttttggttgatccCTTATTTTATTCTAAAAAGATATTTAATGCAGTGTTTAATGCAATagtaaaaaatagttttcaaaaaattgaaagtcaTTTAGTGCAACTTTCATGTGAAATTAATAAAGATATTAAACTTTGttggagaaaggaaaaaaaaaaaagacagctTCTCTTACTTTGGAGTTCGCAGGCTTCCAACTAGATTGCATGGGACAGCAATTAGTGAATGAGCTAGTGGGAGTGCACAGGCATCCAATCAGAGGGGCAGGGGCATCTTTTCATGATATCCGATGTCTAGTTGTAGAGGGTGCagccagatttttttttttgttaacaacGGGTATGCAAGCCTGACTAATCCCTTTTTTAAttcttaggctgcgtttggtagtcactcattctagaaatgacgttttgtataaaaaaaaaatagaatttttagcTTCTGTGTCAAAGTgccattttaaaataaaataatggcGTTTGGCGAACAtgtttcaggaacgattaccctagttgttcaccattttttttgtatttgaaattaaacaaaaatgatggaacaaaGTTTCGTCATTCTATCATTTTGCGCTTCTACcgattctttttcctctttttgtttaaaaaacaccaagttgacatcatacgttttattctatttttttattcccataGAATGGAAAAATGTCAAAAACGTAACTTAATTAGTCGATCAAGTTTATTTAAATCAACTGCTTATTTATATTGGCCATAGCCCACAGGGTTTGAACGTCTGGGTCTTATATCTGTACTAAGTCATACAAAGCATCCATGGATAATAGGAAACTGTTCTCACATTTGCTTGTTTCCATTTCAACAACTTGTTTGGCATCTGGGTCTACCACAATCTGGTCAAAGAAAAGACCATGCTTGAACAAATCATCAAACTTTGATAATTGAAAATAGGGAACGCATGAGTTGTCTTATACAAATTAATTCTGATTTGATTAATCGTTGTCTTATTATTGTTAATCATATTACAATTTATTAAAGGTATAAAGATAAGTATGAAGCCCGTGGgcctagtcaggccaaaggcctagatacccgtcgttgacaaaaaaaaaaaaagtatgaaacCCATGAGTTTGGACGTTATCTACAACTTGCAATGTCGAAAGGGACAACATCTAgctcaattttaatttttttaatgagggaTTAACAATTAGGTCTTAGGAGGATGAAAATTGCAGGGGGATTAGACCATTGTTCTAAAAATTTGGGCCGAACCAGTGAACCAAACTGATCCGAACTGAACCCTTATTTTAGATGGGTCTAGATATTATTACCCGttccttctattttttgttCTAAACAACTGTGATGAGAAGAGATGGTCTCAAAGCATGTTGGAAGTGTAGGACTAGCTATGCCTTCAGAACCGACCCATCGATGGTTGGATGAAGGCCCGTTTGGTTGTATTTCTGTTTTGAAACGTTCTTGTTGAACAAAAacaacgtttgataaaactgttccaaaaatattttgagaacaaaaaagaaTAGACACAGCATTGTTGCTGGAACTTTGATGCTATCCGGGCTGCTACTTAGGTTGCAAGAACCGTCCTGCTAATGAGGCTGCTACCCAAAAGCTTAGGAGAGTATTTGTGAACTCAAAaggaaagtgaattattccatttttttggcaACAGCCTACGTGACAGGAAAGTATTGCAGGCTACCAAAATATTTTCTGAGAAAAATGGAGCACATGATAGTGGAAACAAAAATTGACTcttatacttggctgcaaccTGCAGCTTTGAGGCCAAAGAAATGGCATAATTCTTTTTCCctaggttcacaaataccctaatagattttatatttttcaaaatattctcccctaaggttcataaaaatcattttagatttttttttttttttttttttttaaatattatttgaGATTTCAATCCTTTGGCTGCCAAGGGGTTGCAGTTAGGCAGCAGCTaaaatttcattccaaaatgGCAAAGAACATACACAGGACTGGAGCCACTTGAAACCTCTTCGGCTCTTCCTTTCCCATTATCTAGAGTTAATTCTTATGGACGATGCTATGGGGTTTCAGGGCGGGCTAGGGCCACCCCTCTGTTTCCGTTTCTTTCCCCTTGTGATGCCACTCACCCTcttacccccaaaa
This genomic stretch from Macadamia integrifolia cultivar HAES 741 chromosome 2, SCU_Mint_v3, whole genome shotgun sequence harbors:
- the LOC122072031 gene encoding uncharacterized protein LOC122072031 yields the protein MEEFSSKETTPKQKISVAANYSSSKGVPCNLLERVITGILNCLGFDSISDPNSLKQGEHIETHTSFDPLPSTKGDGAVKYEEATGRIPKQVPIDSGSNPQVNSNREVTVSAIGRSPTPPNVDPGNDPQVNSKRDDDVSSTDS
- the LOC122072080 gene encoding uncharacterized protein LOC122072080, yielding MEEFSTEEPTPKQKITVAAYSSSEGGHCNFLDRAINGILKCLGFYPFSEFSPKLDEDTNKTHQNTSYDVSEVGMKTQEDEAVKSVVARGTILRGRSPTSPTIGSGSNPQIN